A stretch of Vibrio maritimus DNA encodes these proteins:
- a CDS encoding redoxin family protein, translated as MFASKEGQAVPQVTFPTRQGDAWVNVTTDELFKDKTVIVFSLPGAFTPTCSSSHLPRYNELFPVFKDHGVDEILCVSVNDTFVMNAWKSDQEAENITFIPDGNGDFTDGMGMLVEKNDLGFGKRSWRYSMLVKNGVVEKMFIEPNEPGDPFKVSDADTMLNYIAPSYKTQESITVFSKPGCPFCMKAKQNLIDHNLQYEEIVLGKDATTVTLRAVSGRTTVPQVFIGGKHIGGSEELEAYLG; from the coding sequence ATGTTTGCATCTAAAGAAGGCCAAGCAGTACCTCAAGTGACATTCCCAACTCGTCAGGGTGATGCGTGGGTCAACGTAACAACAGATGAGCTGTTCAAAGACAAGACCGTAATTGTGTTCAGCTTACCAGGTGCTTTCACGCCGACATGTTCATCAAGCCACTTGCCGCGCTACAACGAGCTATTTCCTGTGTTCAAAGATCACGGCGTGGATGAAATCCTATGTGTATCAGTAAACGACACCTTCGTTATGAATGCGTGGAAATCAGATCAAGAAGCAGAAAACATCACCTTCATTCCTGATGGTAACGGAGACTTCACCGATGGCATGGGTATGCTGGTTGAGAAAAACGACCTTGGCTTTGGCAAACGCTCATGGCGCTACAGCATGCTGGTGAAAAACGGCGTGGTAGAGAAGATGTTCATCGAGCCAAACGAGCCAGGCGACCCGTTCAAGGTATCAGATGCAGATACGATGCTGAACTACATCGCGCCAAGCTATAAGACTCAAGAATCCATCACGGTATTCTCTAAGCCAGGTTGCCCATTCTGCATGAAAGCGAAGCAAAACCTGATTGACCACAACCTTCAGTATGAAGAAATCGTACTGGGTAAAGACGCGACTACTGTGACTCTACGAGCAGTAAGCGGCCGTACGACCGTGCCTCAGGTATTTATCGGTGGTAAGCACATTGGTGGCAGCGAAGAGCTAGAAGCTTACCTAGGTTAA
- the oxyR gene encoding DNA-binding transcriptional regulator OxyR, whose product MNIRDFEYLVALAEHKHFRKAAEACFVSQPTLSGQIRKLEDEIGTSLLERSSRRVLFTDAGLQLVEQAKRVLKEVKTFREMAAGQSGEMMGPMHIGFIPTVGPYLLPRIVPQLKESFPDLELFLHEAQTHQLVRQLEEGKLDCLVLASVPETAPFKEIEVFNEPMSIAVPCDHAWAKRDEIEMDELKGQTVLSLGDGHCLRDQALGFCFAAGARDDERFKATSLETLRNMVAAGAGITLLPELSLPKEKEKDGVCYVTAVNPTPSRSIVLAYRPGSPLRARFEKLAESISSYLGE is encoded by the coding sequence ATGAACATTCGTGATTTTGAATACCTAGTGGCACTGGCTGAGCACAAGCACTTTCGTAAAGCCGCAGAGGCATGCTTTGTGAGTCAGCCAACACTGAGTGGTCAGATCCGTAAACTGGAAGATGAGATAGGTACCTCTTTGTTGGAGCGTAGCAGTCGTCGCGTGTTGTTTACCGATGCAGGCTTGCAATTGGTTGAGCAAGCAAAGCGTGTGCTTAAAGAAGTCAAAACGTTTCGCGAGATGGCAGCAGGTCAAAGTGGCGAGATGATGGGCCCTATGCATATCGGGTTTATTCCGACGGTAGGACCTTACCTTTTGCCGCGTATCGTGCCTCAGCTGAAAGAGTCGTTTCCTGATCTTGAGCTGTTCCTGCATGAGGCTCAAACGCATCAATTGGTTAGACAGTTGGAAGAAGGAAAACTCGATTGTTTAGTGCTGGCGTCAGTTCCAGAAACTGCACCATTCAAAGAGATTGAAGTCTTTAATGAGCCGATGAGCATTGCGGTGCCATGCGACCATGCTTGGGCAAAACGCGATGAGATAGAGATGGATGAGCTAAAAGGGCAAACCGTGCTATCACTGGGTGATGGACATTGCTTGCGAGACCAAGCGCTAGGTTTTTGTTTTGCGGCAGGTGCGAGAGATGACGAGCGATTTAAGGCAACCAGCTTAGAGACGTTGCGTAATATGGTTGCTGCAGGGGCGGGGATTACCTTACTGCCTGAGCTATCTCTTCCGAAAGAGAAAGAAAAAGATGGTGTGTGCTATGTGACTGCCGTCAATCCTACGCCGTCTCGCAGTATTGTGCTGGCGTACCGACCTGGTTCACCGCTTCGTGCGCGTTTTGAGAAGTTAGCAGAGTCGATTAGTAGTTATCTTGGCGAGTAG
- a CDS encoding penicillin-binding protein 1A translates to MKFIKRLLVFALICILFGVGTIFGFYYYVKPELPDVATLKDVQLQTPMQVFSQDGKLIAQFGEKRRIPISYDEIPQDLIDALIATEDSRYYDHFGFDPIGITRAAVAVIASGSASQGASTITQQLARNFFLSNEKKIMRKVKEIFIAVHIEQLLTKQEIMELYVNKIFLGYRSYGFGAAAQAYFGRNLDQLTLSEIAVLAGLPKAPSTMNPIYSIERATQRRNVVLSRMLSEKYITQAEFDEARAEPIISQYHGAEIELSAPYVAEIARAWMVSRYGEEAYESGMRITTTIDSKLQKAGHVAAIKNLLDYDERHGYRGAEKVLWKAGQTAMTNEEIAKHLRREPTYGELRPAVVTGVADQSATVYVKSYGEQTISWENMNWARKFRTDDRQGAAPKAPSDVVAVGEQVWVRAADLDITPDVSPEEKEAQTEDDQVAEPIAITWRLSQVPNANTAFVAINPENGAVLSLVGGFNFVHSKFNRATQSVRQVGSSIKPFIYAAALDKGMTLASLVNDAPINKWDKSAGTAWRPKNSPPTYTGPTRLRIGLAQSKNVMAVRVLREVGLDETRDYLTRFGFDKSKLPRSETIALGAGSLTPVQMAQGFSVFANGGYYVEPFYISKVEDPFGKVEFEANPKVVCHQNCPDMQAPEFAKAATDEAAPSIEEATNASEIEPLDIAQFNEEDLTETNEPRYAPKVISEQTAFLTREMLYSNVWGGGNWREGTGWNGTGWRAQKLKRRDVGGKTGTTNDSKDAWYNGYGPGIVATAWVGFDDHQRKLGRTTANPNLGKDQITGAEAGAKTAQPAWVDFMGMALEGHEVVARQVPNDITRVRIDRDSGLLTNKTDGSTMFEYFKIGTEPKEYVQESLTDTLYSNDESGGESLF, encoded by the coding sequence GTGAAGTTCATAAAGAGACTGTTGGTTTTTGCATTGATTTGCATACTCTTTGGAGTCGGAACAATTTTTGGGTTTTACTACTACGTAAAACCAGAATTGCCTGACGTCGCGACCTTAAAAGATGTCCAACTCCAGACACCAATGCAGGTGTTTAGCCAAGATGGGAAGCTGATCGCACAATTTGGCGAAAAGCGCAGAATCCCAATATCTTACGACGAGATCCCACAAGATCTAATCGACGCCCTCATTGCGACGGAAGACAGCCGCTACTACGACCACTTTGGTTTCGACCCTATCGGTATTACCCGTGCTGCGGTCGCCGTTATCGCGTCAGGTAGTGCCTCACAGGGTGCGAGTACCATCACGCAGCAGCTAGCTCGTAACTTCTTCTTATCTAATGAGAAGAAGATCATGCGTAAAGTGAAAGAGATCTTCATCGCCGTTCACATTGAGCAGTTGCTAACAAAGCAAGAGATCATGGAGCTGTACGTTAACAAGATCTTCTTGGGCTACCGCTCATACGGTTTTGGCGCAGCAGCACAGGCTTACTTCGGTCGCAACCTTGATCAGCTCACACTCAGTGAGATTGCGGTACTTGCCGGTCTTCCTAAAGCACCATCAACGATGAACCCTATCTACTCTATTGAGCGTGCTACTCAGCGCCGTAACGTGGTGCTATCACGTATGCTGTCTGAAAAATACATCACGCAGGCTGAGTTTGATGAGGCGCGTGCTGAGCCAATTATTTCTCAATACCATGGCGCAGAGATTGAACTTAGTGCTCCTTATGTCGCAGAGATTGCGCGCGCTTGGATGGTGAGTCGCTATGGTGAAGAAGCTTACGAATCTGGCATGCGTATCACCACCACCATTGACTCTAAGCTGCAAAAAGCGGGTCATGTCGCTGCGATTAAAAACCTTCTAGACTACGACGAGCGACACGGTTACCGCGGCGCTGAAAAAGTACTGTGGAAGGCTGGTCAAACAGCCATGACCAACGAAGAGATTGCTAAGCACCTGAGACGTGAGCCTACCTATGGCGAGCTTCGCCCAGCGGTTGTGACTGGCGTTGCAGACCAATCCGCGACGGTTTATGTGAAAAGCTATGGTGAGCAGACCATCAGCTGGGAGAACATGAACTGGGCGCGTAAGTTCCGAACCGATGATCGCCAAGGTGCAGCACCGAAAGCACCGAGCGACGTGGTTGCGGTTGGTGAACAGGTTTGGGTGCGTGCCGCTGATCTTGATATCACGCCAGATGTGTCTCCAGAAGAAAAAGAGGCGCAGACTGAAGACGATCAAGTTGCTGAGCCGATCGCCATCACGTGGCGTTTAAGCCAGGTACCAAATGCAAACACGGCCTTCGTTGCCATTAATCCCGAGAATGGTGCGGTGCTATCGCTCGTGGGCGGTTTTAACTTCGTACACAGTAAGTTTAACCGTGCAACGCAATCTGTTAGACAGGTCGGTTCTAGTATCAAGCCGTTTATCTATGCAGCTGCACTAGATAAAGGCATGACGCTGGCGAGCCTAGTTAACGATGCACCAATCAACAAGTGGGATAAGAGTGCTGGCACTGCTTGGCGCCCGAAAAACTCGCCACCGACGTACACAGGCCCAACGCGTCTTCGTATCGGTCTAGCACAGTCTAAGAACGTCATGGCGGTTCGTGTACTGCGTGAAGTCGGCCTTGATGAGACTCGTGATTATCTGACTCGATTCGGTTTCGATAAATCTAAGCTTCCTCGCTCTGAGACCATTGCACTGGGTGCTGGTAGCTTGACACCGGTTCAAATGGCACAGGGTTTCTCTGTGTTTGCTAACGGTGGCTACTACGTAGAGCCATTCTACATCAGCAAAGTAGAAGACCCATTTGGTAAGGTTGAATTTGAAGCCAATCCAAAAGTCGTTTGTCATCAAAACTGTCCAGATATGCAAGCTCCTGAGTTCGCTAAGGCGGCTACCGATGAGGCAGCACCAAGCATTGAAGAAGCCACTAATGCGTCTGAAATCGAACCACTGGATATCGCTCAGTTTAACGAAGAAGACCTGACTGAAACCAACGAACCGCGCTATGCGCCGAAGGTTATCTCAGAGCAAACGGCGTTCCTGACGCGTGAAATGCTCTATAGCAACGTTTGGGGCGGCGGTAACTGGCGTGAAGGCACGGGTTGGAATGGTACTGGCTGGCGTGCTCAAAAACTTAAGCGTCGTGATGTGGGCGGTAAAACGGGTACCACAAACGATTCTAAAGATGCGTGGTACAACGGCTATGGTCCGGGTATTGTAGCGACGGCTTGGGTTGGTTTTGATGACCACCAGAGAAAGCTTGGACGTACAACTGCGAATCCTAACTTAGGTAAAGATCAGATCACTGGTGCCGAAGCTGGGGCGAAGACCGCTCAGCCTGCATGGGTGGACTTTATGGGTATGGCGCTCGAGGGTCATGAAGTGGTCGCAAGACAAGTGCCGAATGACATCACTCGCGTGCGTATCGACCGTGATTCTGGCCTTCTCACTAACAAGACCGATGGTTCGACCATGTTTGAATACTTCAAGATTGGCACCGAGCCAAAAGAGTACGTGCAGGAGAGTCTCACGGATACCTTGTACTCGAATGATGAGTCTGGTGGTGAGAGTCTGTTCTAG
- the pilM gene encoding pilus assembly protein PilM, producing the protein MARKWITGIDIGHHSAKAVVLVRDGVSLTLVNHLELNGCGAIFSDPHTLKHQDSVKKLKILRKIAPLMRSNAAIVVPESAVISKVVSIEARLEGQEQVFAIEQAMNHQTPFPADDIALDFVQQAPEQGASSEAYRVHVTKQSMVSNWSQTIAKLGFKPKLMDTTNGAIRGAQSWLVAQASSLSNFAVLELGHQHVTLLPPTGVSPDLAKSWSIDTQDTLLSNPSARFKSNSEVMFESVASRVVSQLQLYRSVAGIDSISGVLLMGGHAMEEGLASVVAKHLSCEVKVADYSTLSCHKSKRSERLPASFSAAFGVAINGLDWLASH; encoded by the coding sequence ATGGCAAGAAAATGGATTACGGGGATTGATATAGGTCACCACAGCGCCAAGGCTGTTGTCTTGGTTCGCGATGGGGTGAGCCTCACCCTAGTAAACCATCTGGAGCTCAACGGATGTGGTGCTATTTTCTCCGATCCTCACACCCTTAAACATCAGGATAGTGTTAAGAAACTTAAAATTCTCCGAAAGATTGCCCCGTTAATGCGCAGTAACGCCGCGATAGTTGTGCCTGAAAGTGCCGTGATCAGTAAGGTGGTGAGCATAGAGGCAAGGCTTGAGGGGCAAGAGCAGGTTTTTGCTATCGAACAGGCGATGAATCATCAAACGCCGTTTCCTGCTGATGATATCGCTCTGGATTTTGTCCAACAAGCACCAGAGCAAGGTGCGAGCAGCGAAGCCTATCGAGTTCATGTGACTAAGCAATCAATGGTATCCAATTGGAGTCAAACCATCGCTAAGCTGGGGTTTAAACCCAAGCTGATGGATACCACTAATGGCGCCATACGTGGTGCTCAGAGTTGGCTGGTCGCTCAAGCGTCATCCCTATCGAATTTTGCCGTCTTAGAGCTTGGTCATCAGCATGTTACTTTGCTTCCTCCCACAGGCGTATCGCCTGACCTTGCTAAGTCTTGGTCGATAGATACACAAGATACCTTGCTATCTAACCCATCCGCGCGTTTTAAATCCAATTCTGAAGTGATGTTTGAATCAGTAGCAAGCCGAGTCGTCTCTCAGCTTCAGCTTTATCGGTCTGTTGCAGGCATAGACTCGATATCAGGCGTTCTGCTCATGGGTGGGCATGCGATGGAAGAGGGGTTAGCTAGTGTTGTCGCTAAACACTTATCGTGCGAGGTAAAGGTTGCTGATTATTCGACCTTGAGTTGCCACAAGAGTAAGCGCAGTGAGCGGTTGCCTGCGAGTTTTTCGGCAGCATTTGGCGTTGCGATTAACGGCCTTGACTGGTTAGCGAGTCATTAA
- a CDS encoding PilN domain-containing protein, which produces MALINLLPWREEQRNQRRQGLMLMLITATFVGYVSAYFAMVKTEGEVSAQRDRVDYLQTAIQGYRDEIKALSTATKELETLEARLDYVEKLQRQRHQTIAVMNLLPTLIPEQVYVDKVRMEGVSFKLSGIGESTAVLAQMLDRFEQSKVINSVEMHSIVHNRERFGNKFQSFQLSFHLDSEALLLSVSKERVSKEQQRLDGEH; this is translated from the coding sequence ATGGCGCTGATCAACCTACTGCCGTGGCGAGAAGAGCAGCGCAACCAACGTCGCCAGGGACTCATGCTGATGCTCATCACAGCAACATTCGTTGGCTATGTTAGTGCTTACTTCGCCATGGTTAAGACGGAAGGAGAGGTGAGCGCTCAGCGAGATCGAGTCGATTATCTGCAAACGGCAATCCAAGGCTATCGAGATGAGATCAAAGCGCTCTCGACTGCTACCAAGGAGCTCGAGACACTGGAAGCAAGACTGGATTATGTAGAGAAGCTTCAACGTCAGCGGCATCAAACCATTGCCGTCATGAACCTGCTCCCCACCTTGATTCCTGAGCAAGTTTATGTCGATAAGGTTCGCATGGAAGGGGTGAGTTTTAAGCTCAGCGGGATCGGTGAGAGTACGGCTGTACTCGCGCAAATGCTTGACCGGTTTGAGCAATCGAAGGTGATCAATAGTGTTGAGATGCACTCTATTGTTCACAACCGCGAACGATTTGGAAACAAGTTCCAATCCTTTCAGCTCTCTTTTCACCTTGATAGTGAGGCACTTTTGCTATCGGTTTCGAAAGAGCGGGTATCGAAAGAGCAACAACGGCTAGATGGTGAGCATTAA
- a CDS encoding type 4a pilus biogenesis protein PilO, which produces MSLDFDLDDIIDWSLGPQLLLAAFILLVSTMLSTWFLVKPSYEDLNYYKQQESQLKQELEVVARRAAMLPIAAKQIEDLTIHYERLMKQLPAQQELASVLAAMNEQGLNNHLTFTRINWGKRKPQQFLLKLPIDIELTGSYDDIGRYTQAIAELPRIVLIENAEWQRVSLESSTLHFRVNASTYQYVQERLE; this is translated from the coding sequence ATGTCATTGGATTTCGATTTAGACGACATTATCGATTGGTCATTAGGTCCGCAGCTACTCTTGGCCGCGTTCATCTTGCTGGTATCCACAATGTTGAGTACGTGGTTTTTGGTCAAGCCTAGCTATGAAGATTTGAATTATTACAAGCAACAAGAGAGCCAGCTAAAGCAAGAACTAGAGGTGGTCGCACGCAGAGCGGCAATGTTACCGATTGCAGCTAAGCAGATTGAGGATTTAACCATTCACTACGAGCGATTAATGAAGCAGCTACCTGCTCAGCAAGAGCTGGCAAGCGTGCTAGCTGCGATGAATGAGCAAGGCTTGAATAACCATTTGACCTTCACACGCATCAACTGGGGTAAGCGAAAACCTCAGCAATTTTTACTCAAGTTACCTATCGATATCGAACTGACTGGGAGTTATGACGATATCGGTCGATACACACAAGCCATTGCCGAGCTTCCAAGAATAGTATTGATTGAGAACGCCGAGTGGCAGCGAGTGAGCCTTGAGAGCAGTACTTTGCACTTTCGTGTGAATGCGTCGACTTATCAATACGTTCAGGAGCGCTTGGAATGA
- a CDS encoding pilus assembly protein PilP gives MRNPRWTLWFITTLLGGCNAHQDSLESFIVITEAKTEQQHVSERLLKPAELVEFKSFHSRSPFDLPKTALVQTPDRNKSCWQPRSRTKQGLERFRLDELQVKGVMSKGGKMSGLVMLPNRRVVQVEVGQYLGENNGKIAKITDSGLIIGETLSDGLGCWYQRQIKLAMK, from the coding sequence ATGAGAAACCCTAGGTGGACATTATGGTTTATCACGACGCTACTCGGTGGTTGCAATGCCCATCAAGACTCATTGGAGAGTTTTATTGTCATAACGGAAGCGAAAACCGAGCAACAGCACGTCTCAGAGCGCTTACTAAAACCCGCTGAACTCGTTGAATTCAAGAGTTTTCACTCTCGCTCGCCATTTGATTTACCCAAAACGGCGCTTGTTCAAACGCCAGACCGAAATAAAAGTTGCTGGCAACCTAGATCAAGAACTAAGCAAGGTTTGGAGCGGTTTCGACTCGATGAATTGCAAGTAAAAGGTGTGATGAGCAAAGGTGGAAAGATGAGTGGTCTGGTGATGTTGCCTAATCGTCGAGTGGTTCAAGTTGAGGTCGGGCAGTATCTAGGCGAGAACAACGGCAAGATTGCAAAGATCACCGATAGCGGGCTGATCATCGGCGAAACCTTATCCGATGGGTTAGGTTGTTGGTATCAGCGTCAGATTAAGTTGGCGATGAAGTAG
- a CDS encoding type IV pilus secretin PilQ has product MVNANNLERVSFEVDDKRQGVIVIELSDNAIAVDVAGAEYGLDIMLQQTSVGAEQLSIYDVTDFATLVNTIEVFDEAPHARLQVSSTQAVDYQTMVRGNQLRVTVIPLTQEKADEKALGTINKGQLTSINFQDMPVRNVLQLLADYNDFNLVVSDTVQGNLTLRLDSVPWTDVLDIILRVKGLDKRVKGDVVLVAPKAELDRQEKQALEKNRLTEQIGQLESQIVKIHYANASDVAAMIGGEGAVSMLSERGSVAIDERTNSLLLRELPSNISVIKSIIAELDVPVKQVQIEARVVTIKEGNVEELGIRWGVSSTNGNTTIGGSIESNLAAAGIGDGSLEIDDILNVNLPAISDNASSIAFQVASLGSNTLLDLELSALQNESKAEIISSPRLITTNKKSAYIEQGTEIPYLKSTSSGATAVEFKKAVLSLTVTPQITPDNRLILDLDVTQDRVGEVLKTLEGETVAIDTQRIGTQVLVNNGETVVLGGIYQHSFSNKIDKVPLLGDIPGLGALFRRTYENIGKNELLIFVTPQIITPTPFVAELGNSL; this is encoded by the coding sequence ATGGTAAATGCCAACAATCTAGAGCGTGTATCCTTTGAGGTGGATGACAAGCGTCAGGGCGTCATTGTTATTGAGTTATCTGATAACGCTATTGCGGTGGATGTCGCTGGGGCTGAGTATGGTCTCGATATCATGCTCCAACAAACCTCGGTGGGCGCTGAGCAGCTATCGATCTATGATGTAACCGATTTTGCCACATTGGTGAACACGATAGAGGTATTCGATGAAGCGCCACACGCTCGCCTTCAAGTTTCCTCAACCCAAGCTGTCGACTATCAAACGATGGTAAGAGGGAATCAACTTCGAGTGACCGTTATTCCACTCACTCAAGAAAAAGCCGATGAGAAAGCGCTCGGAACCATCAACAAAGGGCAACTAACCTCGATTAACTTTCAAGATATGCCTGTGCGCAACGTGCTTCAGCTTCTTGCCGATTACAACGATTTCAATCTAGTCGTATCCGATACGGTGCAAGGCAATCTTACATTGCGATTAGATAGCGTGCCGTGGACAGACGTTCTGGACATTATCTTACGAGTGAAGGGGCTTGATAAGCGAGTGAAAGGGGACGTAGTGCTAGTCGCTCCCAAGGCTGAGTTAGACAGGCAGGAGAAGCAAGCGCTTGAAAAGAATCGACTGACCGAGCAAATAGGGCAGCTCGAGTCGCAGATCGTCAAGATTCACTATGCTAATGCGTCGGATGTCGCTGCCATGATCGGTGGCGAAGGGGCGGTGAGTATGCTCTCTGAAAGAGGCTCTGTCGCGATTGATGAACGGACCAACTCCCTGCTGTTACGTGAGTTACCGAGCAACATTAGCGTGATTAAATCGATCATTGCAGAGCTCGATGTACCGGTTAAGCAGGTACAGATTGAAGCGCGTGTTGTGACGATCAAAGAAGGTAATGTTGAAGAGCTTGGTATTCGTTGGGGTGTCAGTTCGACCAATGGCAATACGACAATTGGTGGCTCTATTGAGAGTAACCTGGCCGCTGCGGGTATTGGTGACGGGAGTCTTGAAATCGATGATATTCTGAACGTAAACCTGCCAGCCATTTCCGACAATGCATCGAGTATCGCCTTTCAAGTGGCGAGTTTGGGTTCAAACACCTTGTTAGACTTAGAACTCTCGGCACTGCAAAACGAGTCAAAAGCAGAGATCATTTCCAGTCCGAGGCTTATCACCACCAATAAGAAATCCGCCTACATTGAGCAAGGGACTGAGATCCCATACCTCAAATCCACTTCAAGTGGCGCAACTGCGGTAGAGTTTAAAAAGGCGGTGCTCTCGCTTACCGTCACCCCACAAATTACGCCGGACAATCGACTCATTTTAGATTTGGACGTTACCCAAGACCGTGTTGGTGAAGTGCTGAAAACCCTCGAAGGAGAAACGGTCGCAATCGATACTCAACGGATTGGCACCCAAGTATTAGTCAACAATGGCGAAACGGTGGTTTTGGGAGGAATTTATCAACATTCCTTTTCAAATAAGATAGATAAAGTGCCGCTTCTCGGTGATATTCCGGGTTTAGGTGCATTATTTAGACGAACCTACGAAAATATCGGCAAGAATGAGTTATTAATCTTTGTCACGCCACAGATCATTACCCCTACACCCTTCGTGGCTGAGCTTGGTAACTCATTGTAA
- the aroK gene encoding shikimate kinase AroK — translation MAEKRNIFLVGPMGAGKSTIGRHLAQQLHMEFVDSDTVIEERTGADIAWVFDVEGEEGFRKREETVINDLTEQQGIVLATGGGSVKSKDNRNRLSARGIVVYLETTIEKQLARTNRDKKRPLLQTDNPREVLENLADERNDLYKEVADYVVRTDDQSAKVVANQIVKMLEEG, via the coding sequence ATGGCTGAGAAACGTAATATTTTTCTTGTTGGCCCTATGGGTGCCGGCAAAAGTACAATCGGTAGACACCTAGCTCAACAACTTCATATGGAGTTTGTTGATTCTGATACCGTAATTGAAGAGCGCACAGGCGCAGACATCGCATGGGTGTTTGACGTTGAAGGCGAGGAAGGTTTCCGTAAGCGCGAAGAAACCGTTATTAATGATCTAACCGAGCAGCAAGGTATTGTACTTGCTACTGGTGGTGGTTCTGTAAAGAGCAAAGACAACCGTAACCGTCTGTCTGCTCGCGGTATCGTTGTTTATCTAGAGACTACTATCGAAAAACAACTAGCTCGCACAAACCGCGACAAAAAACGTCCATTACTTCAAACGGATAACCCACGCGAAGTACTAGAGAACCTAGCGGACGAGCGCAATGATCTATACAAAGAAGTGGCGGACTATGTTGTTCGTACTGACGATCAAAGTGCAAAAGTGGTAGCCAACCAAATCGTAAAAATGCTAGAAGAAGGTTAA
- the aroB gene encoding 3-dehydroquinate synthase: MERITVDLGERSYPISIGAGLFKDSAQFAQIPDGKSVVVITNTTVSPLYAQTILEQLDSKGCKTSLLELPDGEQYKSLDTFNTVMTHLLSGNYGRDVVVVALGGGVIGDLVGFSAACYQRGVDFVQIPTTLLSQVDSSVGGKTAVNHELGKNMIGAFYQPQSVIIDIECLKTLPEREFAAGIAEVIKYGIIYDPSFFEWLEENLDKLYELDQQALTYAIARCCQIKAEVVAQDEKESGIRALLNLGHTFGHAIEAELGYGKWLHGEAVSSGTAMAAHTAQLLGDITPEQVTRIISLLERAKLPVHTPESMSFDDFMKHMMRDKKVLSGKLRLVLPTSIGTAQVVSDVPSDLIKQAIDLCRQ; encoded by the coding sequence ATGGAACGGATTACGGTCGATCTTGGTGAGCGCAGCTACCCAATTTCAATTGGTGCCGGGTTATTCAAAGACTCGGCTCAATTTGCCCAAATTCCAGACGGAAAATCGGTGGTGGTGATTACCAACACCACAGTTTCCCCTCTATATGCTCAAACCATTCTTGAACAGCTTGATAGCAAAGGGTGTAAGACCTCACTGCTAGAATTGCCGGATGGTGAGCAATACAAATCGTTAGACACTTTCAATACCGTGATGACCCATTTGCTTTCCGGCAACTATGGTCGTGACGTGGTGGTCGTTGCTCTTGGTGGCGGCGTGATTGGTGACCTAGTCGGCTTCTCTGCCGCTTGTTATCAGCGCGGTGTTGATTTTGTTCAGATCCCAACGACTCTGTTGTCTCAAGTCGACTCGTCTGTTGGCGGCAAGACTGCAGTTAACCATGAGCTGGGCAAGAACATGATTGGCGCCTTCTATCAGCCTCAATCTGTCATTATCGATATCGAGTGTTTGAAAACCCTTCCAGAGCGAGAGTTCGCTGCTGGCATTGCAGAGGTTATCAAGTACGGCATCATCTACGATCCGTCTTTCTTTGAGTGGCTTGAAGAGAATCTCGACAAGCTGTATGAACTCGATCAGCAAGCACTGACCTACGCGATTGCACGTTGCTGTCAGATCAAAGCTGAGGTGGTCGCGCAAGACGAGAAAGAGTCGGGTATTCGTGCGTTATTGAATCTAGGTCATACATTTGGTCATGCGATTGAAGCAGAACTAGGGTATGGTAAATGGTTACATGGAGAAGCGGTCTCTTCAGGTACGGCAATGGCGGCGCATACTGCACAACTGCTTGGTGACATTACACCAGAGCAGGTGACGCGTATCATTAGTCTGCTTGAGCGTGCTAAGTTGCCGGTGCACACACCAGAATCAATGAGCTTCGATGATTTTATGAAGCACATGATGCGCGATAAGAAGGTGCTTTCGGGCAAGCTTCGTTTGGTGTTGCCAACGTCTATCGGTACCGCTCAGGTCGTCTCTGACGTACCAAGTGACTTGATCAAGCAAGCAATCGATTTGTGTCGACAGTAA